GGACCACCGGTGTCTGCATGGTTGACATCAACGGCAATGGGATGCTGGATATCTATGTATGCAAATCCGGCCCTTCGGAAAACGCCGATGACCGCCGCAACCTGCTGTTTGTAAACAACGGCGATCAAACCTTTTCTGAGCGTGCTGCCGATTGGGGTATTGACGACCCTGCCCACAGTACCATGGCCTACTTTTTTGACTACGATGGCGACGGAGACCTGGACCTTTTTCTGCTCAATCACCGCATAGACTTTCTGGACAATGTGGACGTGGACCTGGACTTTCAACGCATCATTGACCCCTCAACCACGGATAAACTCTACCGAAACGACGGCGATCGATTTACCGATGTCACATCCCTTGCGGGCCTTTCAAACAAAGCCTGGGGTCTGGGGGCCGCCATTGCCGATTTTAACGGAGACGGACTACCTGATTTGTTTGTTTGCAACGATTACCGCCAGCCCGACCATTTTTACCTCAACAATGGCGACGGAACTTTTCGCGACGGGATTCTCGATCACTTCGGGCACATCTCCTTTTACAGCATGGGAGCCGATGCCGCCGACTTCAACAACGACGGCCATACTGACCTAGTGGTGCTCGACATGGTTTCTGAAGACCACGTGCGCTCCAAACGCATGATGGCAGCCATGAGCACCGCCAATTTCCGCGAGATGGTTGACATAGGCTACCACCACCAGTACATGTTCAATATGCTGCACCTGAACAGCGGAAACGGCGATTTCAGCAACATTGCCCACCTGGCCGGAGTGGCCAAAACCGACTGGAGCTGGGCGCCCCTGTTCGCCGACCTCGACAACGATGGCTGGCTCGACCTTATCATCACCAACGGCATTGACAAGGACGTGACCGATGTGGACTTCAAAACTGAAATTGAACGCCGCTTTATGATGGGGCAACCCATGTCTTTTCAGGAGGCCATGGAGCGATGGCCGGCAGCAAAAATTCCGAATTACGCTTTCAGGAATACCGGTGATCTGAGGTTTGAAAACGCCACTTCAAACTGGGGGTTGAACCGCGCGGTTAACTCAAACGGTATTGCCTACGCCGACCTCAACAACAACGGTGCCCTCGATTTAATCATCAACAACCTGAACGACACAGCATGCATTTACCAAAACCACAGCACAAACAAGTGGTTACGGGTGCAACTCAACGGGCCGGAAAGCAATCGGTTTGGTATCGGCGCGCGGGTTGAACTGGAAGCCGATGGTCAGTTTCAGCAGCGCGAAATGTACATGGCCCGCGGCTTTCAATCGTCGGTTGAGCCTGTGCTGCACTTTGGTTTGGGTGAAAACGGTGCTGTAAACACTTTGCGCGTCATCTGGCCCGATGGAAAAACAGAGCTGAGACGCGATGTACCAGCCAACCAAAAACTCACACTCCACCATCGCGATGCTACGGAGATGTATTTACCGACCGAAATTGAAACGCTTTTCGACCCGGTTGATGCATCCGCAATCGGCATTGATTTCGTGCACCGCGAAAACGACTTTGACGATTTTGCACGCGAAATCCTTCTCCCCCACAA
The window above is part of the Cryomorphaceae bacterium genome. Proteins encoded here:
- a CDS encoding RNA-binding protein; its protein translation is TTGVCMVDINGNGMLDIYVCKSGPSENADDRRNLLFVNNGDQTFSERAADWGIDDPAHSTMAYFFDYDGDGDLDLFLLNHRIDFLDNVDVDLDFQRIIDPSTTDKLYRNDGDRFTDVTSLAGLSNKAWGLGAAIADFNGDGLPDLFVCNDYRQPDHFYLNNGDGTFRDGILDHFGHISFYSMGADAADFNNDGHTDLVVLDMVSEDHVRSKRMMAAMSTANFREMVDIGYHHQYMFNMLHLNSGNGDFSNIAHLAGVAKTDWSWAPLFADLDNDGWLDLIITNGIDKDVTDVDFKTEIERRFMMGQPMSFQEAMERWPAAKIPNYAFRNTGDLRFENATSNWGLNRAVNSNGIAYADLNNNGALDLIINNLNDTACIYQNHSTNKWLRVQLNGPESNRFGIGARVELEADGQFQQREMYMARGFQSSVEPVLHFGLGENGAVNTLRVIWPDGKTELRRDVPANQKLTLHHRDATEMYLPTEIETLFDPVDASAIGIDFVHRENDFDDFAREILLPHKQSTWGPQIAVGDLNGDGLDDFFVGNAKGAEAATFIQTPGGKFVRSNHSLWKKEADYEDLGALFFDANGNGHLDLYVVSGGNERPPEDAAYQDRLYLNDGKGNFQRASNALPQLVSSGQCVVAADIDGDGDLDLFVGGKQFPGIYPYPGKSYILRNDGGVFTDITEQYAPELRHIGMVSDAVFADYNNDGLPDLAVVCEWSPIMLFKSTGNQLVFDRSTSGLEKSNAWWYGIHAADMDGDGDIDFVVGNLGQNNKFQPTADNPLHIFCHDFDGNGTYDIVLGKQKNGTLLPVRGRECSSEQMPFIGMKFPSYRSFAEADLRAIYGEEALAQALNMVAYDFSSVYLENLGNGQFRKHELPAHAQFGPLMGIDVRDVNGDGVKDIIGVGNMYNAEVETVRYDACRGFVLLGDGDGGFTYEPRSGFYHFSDARSLATLNIAGQLHYIVGANDGKLSFFKLKAQAEPAR